CCTTTAAAGAATATATGTTAGGTTGAAATAAAAGTAAGGAacattttctccttttttttaaaaaaggaaaaggatGGTCCTAAATCCTAATAGGTGTGTAGTAGTGATCTCAACTTACTTTTAGGCCCTgttatgttcaccttatttccacttatttcaggaaaaataagttcagataagttcagttaagttcagataagataagttcaggaaaaataagggttgaccaagtacgacttataactaaaataagttttgataagttctgataagttcagttaagttcagataagttcagaaaaaataagtgaaaatcaggtgaatagaacgcactcTTAGGAGTACCATTTCAAAGTAGGTTACTAGCTTGAATGCAACATATTGAAAGTTAGGACTAACTTCAAACGGACACCCCAAAAACGAATATTTATTGGAGAAATAAAAACTAAGTGTGaaagttacttttttttttacaggaaAAACCGACATTAATAGTCCTAGTATGCGTAGCAGCGATCCTAACTTTTAGGAGTTTCATTTCAAAACGGGTTATTAACTTGAAATGCAACTGTTGAAAAGACTAGCCCACATATGAGTAGAGACAAATATTTATCCCACATAGAAACAAATAGAGTTAGATTGACTAACGTATAAGACTAATAATTTTATGATTTAGAATCTTGTCCACCTCACCAAATGATTTTATGGTCGAGCCTTTCCGAGTTAATCTTAGTGATTGGAAAAATTTTTCaatcaaatggcattttcgtaaataattgatgattttattacgaaaatgccattaaatGTGGTTGACATGTCATCAAATATGGGCCACATGTACGGTCATaattgtattttcataatacATCAACAACTATATAATATACAGTCAACAGCTCGCAATGTACAATAAACTTCTACTGATAATCAATCCACAACTATAAATATACAGTCAACCACTTACCAATATTCAATATTGCATTttagtaatcatcaacaatcataaaatatacagtCAACGATAAGTTGTATACAATCAACACCGAGTAATATGCAGTCAATAGCTacaaatatacagtcaacacCTAACATTATACGACCTACAATTTTCAAGCAAaatatttacgaaaatgccatttgattggaaattttttccaatcactgagattaactcggaatttctcatAATAGAGTTAGAATGAGCTACTCCACCTCACCAAATGATTTTATGATAAAATCCCGTCAAATTTATATAGGCTCAATCTCTTACTACGTATATATAAAGATGGTCGGGCCGGGTCGGGCTTTGGGCCGAGCCCACGACTCGTGGGCCTAACCAGACCAGGTCCACACCATGCCCATGTTGTATCGTGTCGGGCCGGGCCGAAAAGTTCAAAGCATGGCCAGACCCGGTCCAAGCCCACGGGCTTTCGTATCGGGCTGGGCTGACTCGCCGTGCATAAGgctaatttcactaaatttagtgTGGTTTGTCGTGCCAGATCGAGTTGTTTCGTACCAtatcgtgctttttccaaaaaattaaggctCAGACCCAACCCATGGCCCACGACTTCACGCGCCATGCCGGGTTGTGCTTTTCCATGCTCGGGCCGGATCGGGCTTTTTCCGTTCCGGGTCAACCCGGCCCTCAGCTATCTTTACGTATATAGGGGCTTATGTATGACCTGCTAGTAAATTGCCGGAAGTTAGGTATAGAACATTGTATGGTCAGAATAACTGACTACATAGTTTGAAGACGAAGAATAATTCCAAGAATATTTGATTAGTTTAGAATACAAAAAAAAGTTGGTTATAGATGTAACACGTCATTATAGTTTACAAAGTAGTGTAGATGTAATATGAAACAACTACCTCTTGTGTTGTTGTAATAGCCCCTAATAGTTGACTAATAGCGGTTAAATGCGCGAACTTGAAACCGCCATTGTTTGGAAGAAGATTAGAATATAGTTTACGTGATGATTAATTCAACCTAATTACACCATTCTAATTCAGCTCCAGCTCATTCTCACGTGGTTTCAATCTATTAAGTCCTCATTTTTTGTCTCATACCCTCGTCATCATTCAGGCCATTCACCACCACCCACCTTTCATTATTTAtcacattttattaattaatcaatcacccaattttttgattttattatatTGGAAATCATAGCTCCGTTATTTAAGATTGGGCATGTCTGTTCACTATCCTACTGTATATACAGTCAAATTTCAAACTTATACAGTTATCGTTATTCAATATAAAATCAACAGCCGtgtgttattatatttttttcttctcaAACCTCATTCCCAATTTTTACACTTATCAGACACATAATTTTAGAAGAAGTTGTTTTTTATTACTTTGCTTTTATTATATGAAAAATTATAGCCGATTATTCGAGATTGGACACTACTGCGCGCCTACTATCCTACTGAATAGAAGTAAAACCTCAAACTTATACAGTTAACGTTATTGAATGTATGGTCAACAAACGTGTAATTTGATTGTACTTTTTTTCTTCTCAAATTTTGATACGGTAAAACACTATCATACTGAATATACACACTTGTTCACTTCACCTAGCTTATTCTTAGTTTTTATTAGATTGGactagaaaaatcagaccatTTCAGACGAGACCAAAAGTTAGAAAAATCAGATCACACCAGACCGTATTAGACATGACCAAAAGTTAGAAAAATCAGATCATACCAAACCATATCAGACATGACCAAAAGTTAGAAAAATCAGATCTATCAGACATGACCAAAAGTTAGAAAAATCAGATCATACCAGACCGTATCAGACATAACCAAAAGTTAGAAAAATCAGATCATATCAGACATGACAAAAAGTTAGAAAAATCAAATCAGACCAAGCAAAAAGAACAAAGCAATAGTGAGATCTCGAATTTATATACAGTCAACAATTCAGATAGCGATAATGTAACCACGTCACTACCCAGTATTATTCTATGAGGCCCCTTATTATATGCTTTTTAGAACCCCCTTATATATATCACCACTTCGGCTTATCAATAGATACGGTCTTACACCTCTCAACAAACAAAAAccaaaccaattttttttttcaactgcCAAAAAAACTGATAACCAAAAATATAATGCCAGAAAGACACTTCTCTGGTAAATACAAGCTAACCAAGCTTCTAAACAATGGAACCTACGCTAAAGTCTACCAAGCCAAAGACACTCGAACCGGCGACACGGTGGCTATAAAGTCATTCGACTCCCCCCACAACCTCGACGTGGTGGAGATACAGGCGATGAGCCGGTTAAACCACCGCCACGTCACCAAGCTTGTCGAAGTCATAGCTGCAGCTAGTACAGGCCAAGTCTTCGTCGTAACAGATTTCGCAAGATGCGGCGACTTGTTCGACATGATTGCTAAACGCGGCCCATTAGGGGAAGATCTCACGCGCCACTACTTCCAACAGTTGATCTCCGCCGTCAACCACTGCCACTCCCGTGGTGTTTTCCACCGCGATATCAAACCGGAAAACCTCCTCCTCGACGCTAAATGGAGTCTCAAGCTTTCCGATTTCGGGCTCGCCGCAATCGTCGATTCCAGCGGCCCGATGGTGAGGGAATCTTGTGGGACTGTAGAGTATGCGGCGCCGGAGGTGATTATGGCGGAAAGAGGTGGTGGTGGGTATGATGCGGCGAAGGCGGATGTTTGGTCATGCGGTGTCGTTTTGTATGTGCTATGTGCTGGGTTTTTACCCTTTAATGGTGAAAACGTTGATTTAGAGGAGATGGTGGGGAAGATGAAGAGAGGGGAGTTTAGATTGCTTAAGAAAATGTCTACGGGTTTAAAGTGGTTGTTGTTGAGATTATTGGATCCGAACCCGGAAACCCGGATTAGTGTTGATGAGATTATTCAAGATGGGTGGTTTCGACAGGGGTATGAAGAAGTAATTAGTGATGAAGAAGATTGTTGAGATGATTAATGGACCTTTTTTTTGATCTAAATGTAAAATGTGTGAAATTTTTCTTTTGACTTTGGGGGTTTTATTGCTGAAAGGTTGTAAATTTtgggtttttttatttttttttaaagtagaaAGATGTATCTAATGTTtttgttaataaataattagcaaTTAGTGGAGAAATATAAATACAATGGACATTATAAATCATATACTACTCTGTTATTTAGCTTaatcattcattcattcatttaaAGAGTATAAAACCATCTTAATCATTTACGGAGTACAAAACCATAAAGTGGTcattcaaaagaaaataaaaccctACACATTGCTTTAATGCTCTTGTACTATCCTAACTCCTAAGACAGTTGTCTATCTTTGATTTTTCagaattttggaacaaaatttAGTTAGGGAATTAATAATAAGGGGAAATTCTTATTTAAGGGGCTCTTAACATATGTCATATGTCATTTATGCACAAACTCAAAATAAGAGTCTCATTCCAAAAAAAATGTAGAAATTGGCTAATTCTTAACGAAGAGGTATTTTTGGATATCTCAGAgtaaaagacaaatagttaaaagacaaaatagggggGAAAAAAGGAATATCATTCATGTtaaaaaaagtatcattctgACAAAAAAGGTACcattcaatttcttttttgtctttttttcaATT
This genomic stretch from Spinacia oleracea cultivar Varoflay chromosome 3, BTI_SOV_V1, whole genome shotgun sequence harbors:
- the LOC110777134 gene encoding CBL-interacting serine/threonine-protein kinase 14, whose amino-acid sequence is MPERHFSGKYKLTKLLNNGTYAKVYQAKDTRTGDTVAIKSFDSPHNLDVVEIQAMSRLNHRHVTKLVEVIAAASTGQVFVVTDFARCGDLFDMIAKRGPLGEDLTRHYFQQLISAVNHCHSRGVFHRDIKPENLLLDAKWSLKLSDFGLAAIVDSSGPMVRESCGTVEYAAPEVIMAERGGGGYDAAKADVWSCGVVLYVLCAGFLPFNGENVDLEEMVGKMKRGEFRLLKKMSTGLKWLLLRLLDPNPETRISVDEIIQDGWFRQGYEEVISDEEDC